From a single Pseudophryne corroboree isolate aPseCor3 chromosome 6, aPseCor3.hap2, whole genome shotgun sequence genomic region:
- the RPP25 gene encoding ribonuclease P protein subunit p25 has translation MENFRRVQIMDVDDGTLLPFKNLHPHVAQMRVKEGSKIRNLVGYALSYMGSEGTGQIVFSAYGRAVTKAITCVEILKRQVGGLHQITKVQYKVLQEVWQQKGTEINNPAPCLTVHKNVPSICILLSKDPLDPQENGYQAPQSFCKRETQDEAISMKRKANESIGEGEG, from the coding sequence ATGGAAAACTTCCGCCGGGTACAAATTATGGATGTAGATGATGGAACACTTTTGCCATTCAAGAACCTTCACCCACATGTGGCACAGATGAGAGTAAAAGAGGGCAGTAAAATCCGCAATTTGGTTGGATATGCATTGTCATATATGGGATCAGAGggaactgggcagattgtctttagTGCCTATGGTCGGGCTGTTACTAAAGCAATCACTTGCGTAGAAATACTGAAGAGGCAAGTAGGTGGGCTTCACCAGATCACCAAGGTCCAGTACAAAGTCCTGCAGGAGGTGTGGCAGCAGAAAGGGACAGAAATCAACAATCCAGCCCCATGTTTAACTGTTCACAAAAATGTTCCTTCGATCTGCATACTCCTGTCCAAGGATCCCCTGGACCCACAGGAAAATGGTTACCAAGCTCCTCAGTCTTTTTGTAAAAGAGAGACCCAGGATGAAGCAATTTCAATGAAGAGAAAGGCAAATGAGAGTATTGGAGAAGGTGAAGGGTGA